The Homo sapiens chromosome 5, GRCh38.p14 Primary Assembly genome includes a window with the following:
- the HARS1 gene encoding histidine--tRNA ligase, cytoplasmic isoform 7 (isoform 7 is encoded by transcript variant 7): MIEEEVAKLLKLKAQLGPDESKQKFVLKTPKGTRDYSPRQMAVREKVFDVIIRCFKRHGAEVIDTPVFELKETLMGKYGEDSKLIYDLKDQGGELLSLRYDLTVPFARYLAMNKLTNIKRYHIAKVYRRDNPAMTRGRYREFYQCDFDIAGNFDPMIPDAECLKIMCEILSSLQIGDFLVKVNDRRILDGMFAICGVSDSKFRTICSSVDKLDKVSWEEVKNEMVGEKGLAPEVADRIGDYVQQHGGVSLVEQLLQDPKLSQNKQALEGLGDLKLLFEYLTLFGIDDKISFDLSLARGLDYYTGVIYEAVLLQTPAQAGEEPLGVGSVAAGGRYDGLVGMFDPKGRKVPCVGLSIGVERIFSIVEQRLEALEEKIRTTETQVLVASAQKKLLEERLKLVSELWDAGIKAELLYKKNPKLLNQLQYCEEAGIPLVAIIGEQELKDGVIKLRSVTSREEVDVRREDLVEEIKRRTGQPLCIC, translated from the exons ATG ATCGAGGAGGAGGTGGCGAAACTCCTGAAACTGAAGGCACAGCTGGGTCCTGATGAAAGCAAACAGAAATTTGTGCTCAAAACCCCCAAG GGCACAAGAGACTATAGTCCCCGGCAGATGGCAGTTCGCGAGAAGGTGTTTGACGTAATCATCCGTTGCTTCAAGCGCCACGGTGCAGAAGTCATTGATACACCTGTATTTGAACTAAAG GAAACACTGATGGGAAAGTATGGGGAAGACTCCAAGCTTATCTATGACCTGAAGGACCAGGGCGGGGAGCTCCTGTCCCTTCGCTATGACCTCACT GTTCCTTTTGCTCGGTATTTGGCAATGAATAAACTGACCAACATTAAACGCTACCACATAGCAAAGGTATATCGGCGGGATAACCCAGCCATGACCCGTGGCCGATACCGGGAATTCTACCAGTGT GATTTTGACATTGCTGGGAACTTTGATCCCATGATCCCTGATGCAGAGTGCCTGAAGATCATGTGCGAGATCCTGAGTTCACTTCAGATAGGCGACTTCCTGGTCAAG GTAAACGATCGACGCATTCTAGATGGGATGTTTGCTATCTGTGGTGTTTCTGACAGCAAGTTCCGTACCATCTGCTCCTCAGTAGACAAGCTGGACAAG GTGTCCTGGGAAGAGGTGAAGAATGAGATGGTGGGAGAGAAGGGCCTTGCACCTGAGGTGGCTGACCGCATTGGGGACTATGTCCAGCAACATG GTGGGGTATCCCTGGTGGAACAGCTGCTCCAGGATCCTAAACTATCCCAAAACAAGCAGGCCTTGGAGGGCCTGGGAGACCTGAAGTTGCTCTTTGAGTACCTGACCCTATTTGGCATTGATGACAAA ATCTCCTTTGACCTGAGCCTTGCTCGAGGGCTGGATTACTACACTGGGGTGATCTATGAGGCAGTGCTGCTACAGAccccagcccaggcaggggaAGAGCCCCTGGGTGTGGGCAGTGTGGCTGCTGGAGGACGCTATGATGGGCTAGTGGGCATGTTCGACCCCAAAGGGCGCAAGGTGCCATGTGTGGGGCTCAGCATTGGGGTGGAGCGGATTTTCTCCATCGTGGAACAGAGACTAGAG GCTTTGGAGGAGAAGATACGGACCACGGAGACACAGGTGCTTGTGGCATCTGCACAGAAGAAGCTGCTAGAGGAAAGACTAAAGCTTGTCTCAGAACTGTGGGATGCTGGGATCAAG GCTGAGCTGCTGTACAAGAAGAACCCAAAGCTACTGAACCAGTTACAGTACTGTGAGGAGGCAGGCATCCCACTGGTGGCTATCATCGGCGAGCAGGAACTCAAGGATGGGGTCATCAAGCTCCGTTCAGTGACGAGCAGGGAAGAG GTGGATGTCCGAAGAGAAGACCTTGTGGAGGAAATCAAAAGGAGAACAGGCCAGCCCCTCTGCATCTGCTGA
- the HARS1 gene encoding histidine--tRNA ligase, cytoplasmic isoform 5 (isoform 5 is encoded by transcript variant 5), with amino-acid sequence MAERAALEELVKLQGERVRGLKQQKASAELIEEEVAKLLKLKAQLGPDESKQKFVLKTPKGTRDYSPRQMAVREKVFDVIIRCFKRHGAEVIDTPVFELKDFDIAGNFDPMIPDAECLKIMCEILSSLQIGDFLVKVNDRRILDGMFAICGVSDSKFRTICSSVDKLDKVSWEEVKNEMVGEKGLAPEVADRIGDYVQQHGGVSLVEQLLQDPKLSQNKQALEGLGDLKLLFEYLTLFGIDDKISFDLSLARGLDYYTGVIYEAVLLQTPAQAGEEPLGVGSVAAGGRYDGLVGMFDPKGRKVPCVGLSIGVERIFSIVEQRLEALEEKIRTTETQVLVASAQKKLLEERLKLVSELWDAGIKAELLYKKNPKLLNQLQYCEEAGIPLVAIIGEQELKDGVIKLRSVTSREEVDVRREDLVEEIKRRTGQPLCIC; translated from the exons ATGGCAGAGCGTGCGGCGCTGGAGGAGCTGGTGAAACTTCAGGGAGAGCGCGTGCGAGGCCTCAAGCAGCAGAAGGCCAGCGCCGAGCTG ATCGAGGAGGAGGTGGCGAAACTCCTGAAACTGAAGGCACAGCTGGGTCCTGATGAAAGCAAACAGAAATTTGTGCTCAAAACCCCCAAG GGCACAAGAGACTATAGTCCCCGGCAGATGGCAGTTCGCGAGAAGGTGTTTGACGTAATCATCCGTTGCTTCAAGCGCCACGGTGCAGAAGTCATTGATACACCTGTATTTGAACTAAAG GATTTTGACATTGCTGGGAACTTTGATCCCATGATCCCTGATGCAGAGTGCCTGAAGATCATGTGCGAGATCCTGAGTTCACTTCAGATAGGCGACTTCCTGGTCAAG GTAAACGATCGACGCATTCTAGATGGGATGTTTGCTATCTGTGGTGTTTCTGACAGCAAGTTCCGTACCATCTGCTCCTCAGTAGACAAGCTGGACAAG GTGTCCTGGGAAGAGGTGAAGAATGAGATGGTGGGAGAGAAGGGCCTTGCACCTGAGGTGGCTGACCGCATTGGGGACTATGTCCAGCAACATG GTGGGGTATCCCTGGTGGAACAGCTGCTCCAGGATCCTAAACTATCCCAAAACAAGCAGGCCTTGGAGGGCCTGGGAGACCTGAAGTTGCTCTTTGAGTACCTGACCCTATTTGGCATTGATGACAAA ATCTCCTTTGACCTGAGCCTTGCTCGAGGGCTGGATTACTACACTGGGGTGATCTATGAGGCAGTGCTGCTACAGAccccagcccaggcaggggaAGAGCCCCTGGGTGTGGGCAGTGTGGCTGCTGGAGGACGCTATGATGGGCTAGTGGGCATGTTCGACCCCAAAGGGCGCAAGGTGCCATGTGTGGGGCTCAGCATTGGGGTGGAGCGGATTTTCTCCATCGTGGAACAGAGACTAGAG GCTTTGGAGGAGAAGATACGGACCACGGAGACACAGGTGCTTGTGGCATCTGCACAGAAGAAGCTGCTAGAGGAAAGACTAAAGCTTGTCTCAGAACTGTGGGATGCTGGGATCAAG GCTGAGCTGCTGTACAAGAAGAACCCAAAGCTACTGAACCAGTTACAGTACTGTGAGGAGGCAGGCATCCCACTGGTGGCTATCATCGGCGAGCAGGAACTCAAGGATGGGGTCATCAAGCTCCGTTCAGTGACGAGCAGGGAAGAG GTGGATGTCCGAAGAGAAGACCTTGTGGAGGAAATCAAAAGGAGAACAGGCCAGCCCCTCTGCATCTGCTGA
- the HARS1 gene encoding histidine--tRNA ligase, cytoplasmic isoform 2 (isoform 2 is encoded by transcript variant 2), translating to MAERAALEELVKLQGERVRGLKQQKASAELIEEEVAKLLKLKAQLGPDESKQKFVLKTPKETLMGKYGEDSKLIYDLKDQGGELLSLRYDLTVPFARYLAMNKLTNIKRYHIAKVYRRDNPAMTRGRYREFYQCDFDIAGNFDPMIPDAECLKIMCEILSSLQIGDFLVKVNDRRILDGMFAICGVSDSKFRTICSSVDKLDKVSWEEVKNEMVGEKGLAPEVADRIGDYVQQHGGVSLVEQLLQDPKLSQNKQALEGLGDLKLLFEYLTLFGIDDKISFDLSLARGLDYYTGVIYEAVLLQTPAQAGEEPLGVGSVAAGGRYDGLVGMFDPKGRKVPCVGLSIGVERIFSIVEQRLEALEEKIRTTETQVLVASAQKKLLEERLKLVSELWDAGIKAELLYKKNPKLLNQLQYCEEAGIPLVAIIGEQELKDGVIKLRSVTSREEVDVRREDLVEEIKRRTGQPLCIC from the exons ATGGCAGAGCGTGCGGCGCTGGAGGAGCTGGTGAAACTTCAGGGAGAGCGCGTGCGAGGCCTCAAGCAGCAGAAGGCCAGCGCCGAGCTG ATCGAGGAGGAGGTGGCGAAACTCCTGAAACTGAAGGCACAGCTGGGTCCTGATGAAAGCAAACAGAAATTTGTGCTCAAAACCCCCAAG GAAACACTGATGGGAAAGTATGGGGAAGACTCCAAGCTTATCTATGACCTGAAGGACCAGGGCGGGGAGCTCCTGTCCCTTCGCTATGACCTCACT GTTCCTTTTGCTCGGTATTTGGCAATGAATAAACTGACCAACATTAAACGCTACCACATAGCAAAGGTATATCGGCGGGATAACCCAGCCATGACCCGTGGCCGATACCGGGAATTCTACCAGTGT GATTTTGACATTGCTGGGAACTTTGATCCCATGATCCCTGATGCAGAGTGCCTGAAGATCATGTGCGAGATCCTGAGTTCACTTCAGATAGGCGACTTCCTGGTCAAG GTAAACGATCGACGCATTCTAGATGGGATGTTTGCTATCTGTGGTGTTTCTGACAGCAAGTTCCGTACCATCTGCTCCTCAGTAGACAAGCTGGACAAG GTGTCCTGGGAAGAGGTGAAGAATGAGATGGTGGGAGAGAAGGGCCTTGCACCTGAGGTGGCTGACCGCATTGGGGACTATGTCCAGCAACATG GTGGGGTATCCCTGGTGGAACAGCTGCTCCAGGATCCTAAACTATCCCAAAACAAGCAGGCCTTGGAGGGCCTGGGAGACCTGAAGTTGCTCTTTGAGTACCTGACCCTATTTGGCATTGATGACAAA ATCTCCTTTGACCTGAGCCTTGCTCGAGGGCTGGATTACTACACTGGGGTGATCTATGAGGCAGTGCTGCTACAGAccccagcccaggcaggggaAGAGCCCCTGGGTGTGGGCAGTGTGGCTGCTGGAGGACGCTATGATGGGCTAGTGGGCATGTTCGACCCCAAAGGGCGCAAGGTGCCATGTGTGGGGCTCAGCATTGGGGTGGAGCGGATTTTCTCCATCGTGGAACAGAGACTAGAG GCTTTGGAGGAGAAGATACGGACCACGGAGACACAGGTGCTTGTGGCATCTGCACAGAAGAAGCTGCTAGAGGAAAGACTAAAGCTTGTCTCAGAACTGTGGGATGCTGGGATCAAG GCTGAGCTGCTGTACAAGAAGAACCCAAAGCTACTGAACCAGTTACAGTACTGTGAGGAGGCAGGCATCCCACTGGTGGCTATCATCGGCGAGCAGGAACTCAAGGATGGGGTCATCAAGCTCCGTTCAGTGACGAGCAGGGAAGAG GTGGATGTCCGAAGAGAAGACCTTGTGGAGGAAATCAAAAGGAGAACAGGCCAGCCCCTCTGCATCTGCTGA
- the HARS1 gene encoding histidine--tRNA ligase, cytoplasmic isoform 4 (isoform 4 is encoded by transcript variant 4) produces MAERAALEELVKLQGERVRGLKQQKASAELIEEEVAKLLKLKAQLGPDESKQKFVLKTPKETLMGKYGEDSKLIYDLKDQGGELLSLRYDLTVPFARYLAMNKLTNIKRYHIAKDFDIAGNFDPMIPDAECLKIMCEILSSLQIGDFLVKVNDRRILDGMFAICGVSDSKFRTICSSVDKLDKVSWEEVKNEMVGEKGLAPEVADRIGDYVQQHGGVSLVEQLLQDPKLSQNKQALEGLGDLKLLFEYLTLFGIDDKISFDLSLARGLDYYTGVIYEAVLLQTPAQAGEEPLGVGSVAAGGRYDGLVGMFDPKGRKVPCVGLSIGVERIFSIVEQRLEALEEKIRTTETQVLVASAQKKLLEERLKLVSELWDAGIKAELLYKKNPKLLNQLQYCEEAGIPLVAIIGEQELKDGVIKLRSVTSREEVDVRREDLVEEIKRRTGQPLCIC; encoded by the exons ATGGCAGAGCGTGCGGCGCTGGAGGAGCTGGTGAAACTTCAGGGAGAGCGCGTGCGAGGCCTCAAGCAGCAGAAGGCCAGCGCCGAGCTG ATCGAGGAGGAGGTGGCGAAACTCCTGAAACTGAAGGCACAGCTGGGTCCTGATGAAAGCAAACAGAAATTTGTGCTCAAAACCCCCAAG GAAACACTGATGGGAAAGTATGGGGAAGACTCCAAGCTTATCTATGACCTGAAGGACCAGGGCGGGGAGCTCCTGTCCCTTCGCTATGACCTCACT GTTCCTTTTGCTCGGTATTTGGCAATGAATAAACTGACCAACATTAAACGCTACCACATAGCAAAG GATTTTGACATTGCTGGGAACTTTGATCCCATGATCCCTGATGCAGAGTGCCTGAAGATCATGTGCGAGATCCTGAGTTCACTTCAGATAGGCGACTTCCTGGTCAAG GTAAACGATCGACGCATTCTAGATGGGATGTTTGCTATCTGTGGTGTTTCTGACAGCAAGTTCCGTACCATCTGCTCCTCAGTAGACAAGCTGGACAAG GTGTCCTGGGAAGAGGTGAAGAATGAGATGGTGGGAGAGAAGGGCCTTGCACCTGAGGTGGCTGACCGCATTGGGGACTATGTCCAGCAACATG GTGGGGTATCCCTGGTGGAACAGCTGCTCCAGGATCCTAAACTATCCCAAAACAAGCAGGCCTTGGAGGGCCTGGGAGACCTGAAGTTGCTCTTTGAGTACCTGACCCTATTTGGCATTGATGACAAA ATCTCCTTTGACCTGAGCCTTGCTCGAGGGCTGGATTACTACACTGGGGTGATCTATGAGGCAGTGCTGCTACAGAccccagcccaggcaggggaAGAGCCCCTGGGTGTGGGCAGTGTGGCTGCTGGAGGACGCTATGATGGGCTAGTGGGCATGTTCGACCCCAAAGGGCGCAAGGTGCCATGTGTGGGGCTCAGCATTGGGGTGGAGCGGATTTTCTCCATCGTGGAACAGAGACTAGAG GCTTTGGAGGAGAAGATACGGACCACGGAGACACAGGTGCTTGTGGCATCTGCACAGAAGAAGCTGCTAGAGGAAAGACTAAAGCTTGTCTCAGAACTGTGGGATGCTGGGATCAAG GCTGAGCTGCTGTACAAGAAGAACCCAAAGCTACTGAACCAGTTACAGTACTGTGAGGAGGCAGGCATCCCACTGGTGGCTATCATCGGCGAGCAGGAACTCAAGGATGGGGTCATCAAGCTCCGTTCAGTGACGAGCAGGGAAGAG GTGGATGTCCGAAGAGAAGACCTTGTGGAGGAAATCAAAAGGAGAACAGGCCAGCCCCTCTGCATCTGCTGA
- the HARS1 gene encoding histidine--tRNA ligase, cytoplasmic isoform 3 (isoform 3 is encoded by transcript variant 3), translating into MAERAALEELVKLQGERVRGLKQQKASAELIEEEVAKLLKLKAQLGPDESKQKFVLKTPKGTRDYSPRQMAVREKVFDVIIRCFKRHGAEVIDTPVFELKETLMGKYGEDSKLIYDLKDQGGELLSLRYDLTVPFARYLAMNKLTNIKRYHIAKDFDIAGNFDPMIPDAECLKIMCEILSSLQIGDFLVKVNDRRILDGMFAICGVSDSKFRTICSSVDKLDKVSWEEVKNEMVGEKGLAPEVADRIGDYVQQHGGVSLVEQLLQDPKLSQNKQALEGLGDLKLLFEYLTLFGIDDKISFDLSLARGLDYYTGVIYEAVLLQTPAQAGEEPLGVGSVAAGGRYDGLVGMFDPKGRKVPCVGLSIGVERIFSIVEQRLEALEEKIRTTETQVLVASAQKKLLEERLKLVSELWDAGIKAELLYKKNPKLLNQLQYCEEAGIPLVAIIGEQELKDGVIKLRSVTSREEVDVRREDLVEEIKRRTGQPLCIC; encoded by the exons ATGGCAGAGCGTGCGGCGCTGGAGGAGCTGGTGAAACTTCAGGGAGAGCGCGTGCGAGGCCTCAAGCAGCAGAAGGCCAGCGCCGAGCTG ATCGAGGAGGAGGTGGCGAAACTCCTGAAACTGAAGGCACAGCTGGGTCCTGATGAAAGCAAACAGAAATTTGTGCTCAAAACCCCCAAG GGCACAAGAGACTATAGTCCCCGGCAGATGGCAGTTCGCGAGAAGGTGTTTGACGTAATCATCCGTTGCTTCAAGCGCCACGGTGCAGAAGTCATTGATACACCTGTATTTGAACTAAAG GAAACACTGATGGGAAAGTATGGGGAAGACTCCAAGCTTATCTATGACCTGAAGGACCAGGGCGGGGAGCTCCTGTCCCTTCGCTATGACCTCACT GTTCCTTTTGCTCGGTATTTGGCAATGAATAAACTGACCAACATTAAACGCTACCACATAGCAAAG GATTTTGACATTGCTGGGAACTTTGATCCCATGATCCCTGATGCAGAGTGCCTGAAGATCATGTGCGAGATCCTGAGTTCACTTCAGATAGGCGACTTCCTGGTCAAG GTAAACGATCGACGCATTCTAGATGGGATGTTTGCTATCTGTGGTGTTTCTGACAGCAAGTTCCGTACCATCTGCTCCTCAGTAGACAAGCTGGACAAG GTGTCCTGGGAAGAGGTGAAGAATGAGATGGTGGGAGAGAAGGGCCTTGCACCTGAGGTGGCTGACCGCATTGGGGACTATGTCCAGCAACATG GTGGGGTATCCCTGGTGGAACAGCTGCTCCAGGATCCTAAACTATCCCAAAACAAGCAGGCCTTGGAGGGCCTGGGAGACCTGAAGTTGCTCTTTGAGTACCTGACCCTATTTGGCATTGATGACAAA ATCTCCTTTGACCTGAGCCTTGCTCGAGGGCTGGATTACTACACTGGGGTGATCTATGAGGCAGTGCTGCTACAGAccccagcccaggcaggggaAGAGCCCCTGGGTGTGGGCAGTGTGGCTGCTGGAGGACGCTATGATGGGCTAGTGGGCATGTTCGACCCCAAAGGGCGCAAGGTGCCATGTGTGGGGCTCAGCATTGGGGTGGAGCGGATTTTCTCCATCGTGGAACAGAGACTAGAG GCTTTGGAGGAGAAGATACGGACCACGGAGACACAGGTGCTTGTGGCATCTGCACAGAAGAAGCTGCTAGAGGAAAGACTAAAGCTTGTCTCAGAACTGTGGGATGCTGGGATCAAG GCTGAGCTGCTGTACAAGAAGAACCCAAAGCTACTGAACCAGTTACAGTACTGTGAGGAGGCAGGCATCCCACTGGTGGCTATCATCGGCGAGCAGGAACTCAAGGATGGGGTCATCAAGCTCCGTTCAGTGACGAGCAGGGAAGAG GTGGATGTCCGAAGAGAAGACCTTGTGGAGGAAATCAAAAGGAGAACAGGCCAGCCCCTCTGCATCTGCTGA
- the HARS1 gene encoding histidine--tRNA ligase, cytoplasmic isoform 6 (isoform 6 is encoded by transcript variant 6): MAERAALEELVKLQGERVRGLKQQKASAELIEEEVAKLLKLKAQLGPDESKQKFVLKTPKDFDIAGNFDPMIPDAECLKIMCEILSSLQIGDFLVKVNDRRILDGMFAICGVSDSKFRTICSSVDKLDKVSWEEVKNEMVGEKGLAPEVADRIGDYVQQHGGVSLVEQLLQDPKLSQNKQALEGLGDLKLLFEYLTLFGIDDKISFDLSLARGLDYYTGVIYEAVLLQTPAQAGEEPLGVGSVAAGGRYDGLVGMFDPKGRKVPCVGLSIGVERIFSIVEQRLEALEEKIRTTETQVLVASAQKKLLEERLKLVSELWDAGIKAELLYKKNPKLLNQLQYCEEAGIPLVAIIGEQELKDGVIKLRSVTSREEVDVRREDLVEEIKRRTGQPLCIC; encoded by the exons ATGGCAGAGCGTGCGGCGCTGGAGGAGCTGGTGAAACTTCAGGGAGAGCGCGTGCGAGGCCTCAAGCAGCAGAAGGCCAGCGCCGAGCTG ATCGAGGAGGAGGTGGCGAAACTCCTGAAACTGAAGGCACAGCTGGGTCCTGATGAAAGCAAACAGAAATTTGTGCTCAAAACCCCCAAG GATTTTGACATTGCTGGGAACTTTGATCCCATGATCCCTGATGCAGAGTGCCTGAAGATCATGTGCGAGATCCTGAGTTCACTTCAGATAGGCGACTTCCTGGTCAAG GTAAACGATCGACGCATTCTAGATGGGATGTTTGCTATCTGTGGTGTTTCTGACAGCAAGTTCCGTACCATCTGCTCCTCAGTAGACAAGCTGGACAAG GTGTCCTGGGAAGAGGTGAAGAATGAGATGGTGGGAGAGAAGGGCCTTGCACCTGAGGTGGCTGACCGCATTGGGGACTATGTCCAGCAACATG GTGGGGTATCCCTGGTGGAACAGCTGCTCCAGGATCCTAAACTATCCCAAAACAAGCAGGCCTTGGAGGGCCTGGGAGACCTGAAGTTGCTCTTTGAGTACCTGACCCTATTTGGCATTGATGACAAA ATCTCCTTTGACCTGAGCCTTGCTCGAGGGCTGGATTACTACACTGGGGTGATCTATGAGGCAGTGCTGCTACAGAccccagcccaggcaggggaAGAGCCCCTGGGTGTGGGCAGTGTGGCTGCTGGAGGACGCTATGATGGGCTAGTGGGCATGTTCGACCCCAAAGGGCGCAAGGTGCCATGTGTGGGGCTCAGCATTGGGGTGGAGCGGATTTTCTCCATCGTGGAACAGAGACTAGAG GCTTTGGAGGAGAAGATACGGACCACGGAGACACAGGTGCTTGTGGCATCTGCACAGAAGAAGCTGCTAGAGGAAAGACTAAAGCTTGTCTCAGAACTGTGGGATGCTGGGATCAAG GCTGAGCTGCTGTACAAGAAGAACCCAAAGCTACTGAACCAGTTACAGTACTGTGAGGAGGCAGGCATCCCACTGGTGGCTATCATCGGCGAGCAGGAACTCAAGGATGGGGTCATCAAGCTCCGTTCAGTGACGAGCAGGGAAGAG GTGGATGTCCGAAGAGAAGACCTTGTGGAGGAAATCAAAAGGAGAACAGGCCAGCCCCTCTGCATCTGCTGA
- the HARS1 gene encoding histidine--tRNA ligase, cytoplasmic isoform 1 (isoform 1 is encoded by transcript variant 1) translates to MAERAALEELVKLQGERVRGLKQQKASAELIEEEVAKLLKLKAQLGPDESKQKFVLKTPKGTRDYSPRQMAVREKVFDVIIRCFKRHGAEVIDTPVFELKETLMGKYGEDSKLIYDLKDQGGELLSLRYDLTVPFARYLAMNKLTNIKRYHIAKVYRRDNPAMTRGRYREFYQCDFDIAGNFDPMIPDAECLKIMCEILSSLQIGDFLVKVNDRRILDGMFAICGVSDSKFRTICSSVDKLDKVSWEEVKNEMVGEKGLAPEVADRIGDYVQQHGGVSLVEQLLQDPKLSQNKQALEGLGDLKLLFEYLTLFGIDDKISFDLSLARGLDYYTGVIYEAVLLQTPAQAGEEPLGVGSVAAGGRYDGLVGMFDPKGRKVPCVGLSIGVERIFSIVEQRLEALEEKIRTTETQVLVASAQKKLLEERLKLVSELWDAGIKAELLYKKNPKLLNQLQYCEEAGIPLVAIIGEQELKDGVIKLRSVTSREEVDVRREDLVEEIKRRTGQPLCIC, encoded by the exons ATGGCAGAGCGTGCGGCGCTGGAGGAGCTGGTGAAACTTCAGGGAGAGCGCGTGCGAGGCCTCAAGCAGCAGAAGGCCAGCGCCGAGCTG ATCGAGGAGGAGGTGGCGAAACTCCTGAAACTGAAGGCACAGCTGGGTCCTGATGAAAGCAAACAGAAATTTGTGCTCAAAACCCCCAAG GGCACAAGAGACTATAGTCCCCGGCAGATGGCAGTTCGCGAGAAGGTGTTTGACGTAATCATCCGTTGCTTCAAGCGCCACGGTGCAGAAGTCATTGATACACCTGTATTTGAACTAAAG GAAACACTGATGGGAAAGTATGGGGAAGACTCCAAGCTTATCTATGACCTGAAGGACCAGGGCGGGGAGCTCCTGTCCCTTCGCTATGACCTCACT GTTCCTTTTGCTCGGTATTTGGCAATGAATAAACTGACCAACATTAAACGCTACCACATAGCAAAGGTATATCGGCGGGATAACCCAGCCATGACCCGTGGCCGATACCGGGAATTCTACCAGTGT GATTTTGACATTGCTGGGAACTTTGATCCCATGATCCCTGATGCAGAGTGCCTGAAGATCATGTGCGAGATCCTGAGTTCACTTCAGATAGGCGACTTCCTGGTCAAG GTAAACGATCGACGCATTCTAGATGGGATGTTTGCTATCTGTGGTGTTTCTGACAGCAAGTTCCGTACCATCTGCTCCTCAGTAGACAAGCTGGACAAG GTGTCCTGGGAAGAGGTGAAGAATGAGATGGTGGGAGAGAAGGGCCTTGCACCTGAGGTGGCTGACCGCATTGGGGACTATGTCCAGCAACATG GTGGGGTATCCCTGGTGGAACAGCTGCTCCAGGATCCTAAACTATCCCAAAACAAGCAGGCCTTGGAGGGCCTGGGAGACCTGAAGTTGCTCTTTGAGTACCTGACCCTATTTGGCATTGATGACAAA ATCTCCTTTGACCTGAGCCTTGCTCGAGGGCTGGATTACTACACTGGGGTGATCTATGAGGCAGTGCTGCTACAGAccccagcccaggcaggggaAGAGCCCCTGGGTGTGGGCAGTGTGGCTGCTGGAGGACGCTATGATGGGCTAGTGGGCATGTTCGACCCCAAAGGGCGCAAGGTGCCATGTGTGGGGCTCAGCATTGGGGTGGAGCGGATTTTCTCCATCGTGGAACAGAGACTAGAG GCTTTGGAGGAGAAGATACGGACCACGGAGACACAGGTGCTTGTGGCATCTGCACAGAAGAAGCTGCTAGAGGAAAGACTAAAGCTTGTCTCAGAACTGTGGGATGCTGGGATCAAG GCTGAGCTGCTGTACAAGAAGAACCCAAAGCTACTGAACCAGTTACAGTACTGTGAGGAGGCAGGCATCCCACTGGTGGCTATCATCGGCGAGCAGGAACTCAAGGATGGGGTCATCAAGCTCCGTTCAGTGACGAGCAGGGAAGAG GTGGATGTCCGAAGAGAAGACCTTGTGGAGGAAATCAAAAGGAGAACAGGCCAGCCCCTCTGCATCTGCTGA